The Miscanthus floridulus cultivar M001 chromosome 17, ASM1932011v1, whole genome shotgun sequence genome has a window encoding:
- the LOC136519027 gene encoding zinc finger BED domain-containing protein RICESLEEPER 2-like isoform X1, whose protein sequence is MDVRWNSTYLMLKTLFPHKDPFTTFIHANYPRGEGGEFLLTEEHWAVAEKVFKFLELFYDAAVALSGVYYPTSPLMLHYLVKIAIHLNKYANDIHLRNVVQPMVDKYNKYWRDIPLLYSFAFILDPRAKMKGFTKVLRKLMNLTSTDYIAYQVGTRARLTDVYNKYEEKYGAVRLRRTVPQNLTSKKRSAWDEIYDDDSSSSGGGTSLLHSTLNLSRDTSATALLHAATSSASNASELVSYLDCDTVSQLDDLFDILRWWHEHKLTYPVMSIMAKDVLTIPISTISLESTFSMTGRIIEERRRWLKPGDGGVAHLHQGLGSWQRQRLQHNVEDKELEEAFEDLYLD, encoded by the coding sequence ATGGATGTAAGGTGGAACTCTACATATCTCATGCTTAAGACTTTGTTTCCTCACAAAGATCCTTTCACCACTTTCATACATGCTAACTATCCTAGAGGTGAGGGAGGTGAGTTTCTTCTAACTGAAGAACATTGGGCTGTTGCTGAAAAAGTCTTTAAGTTTCTTGAACTGTTCTATGATGCTGCTGTTGCCttgtctggtgtttactatcctacATCCCCACTTATGCTTCATTATCTGgttaagattgctatacacctGAACAAGTATGCTAATGACATTCACCTGAGGAATGTAGTTCAACCTATGGTAGACAAATATAATAAGTATTGGAGGGACATACCTTTGCTCTATTCTTTTGCATTCATCTTGGACCCTAGAGCTAAAATGAAGGGTTTTACAAAAGTGCTAAGGAAGTTGATGAACCTTACCAGTACAGACTACATTGCTTACCAGGTTGGCACTAGAGCTAGGCTTACTGATGTTTACAATAAGTATGAGGAGAAATATGGAGCTGTTAGGTTGAGGAGGACTGTCCCTCAAAACCTAACTAGTAAGAAAAGGTCTGCttgggatgaaatatatgatgatGATTCTAGTTCTTCTGGTGGGGGTACTTCACTACTGCATTCTACTCTTAATCTGTCTAGAGATACATCTGCTACTGCTTTGCTGCATGCTGCTACTTCTTCAGCTTCTAATGCTTCTGAACTTGTCTCATACTTAGACTGTGATACTGTTAGCCAGTTGGATGATTTATTTGACATCTTGAGATGGTGGCATGAGCATAAACTGACATATCCAGTGATGTCCATCATGGCAAAGGATGTTTTAACTATTCCTATCTCTACCATATCTTTAGAATCTACCTTTAGTATGACTGGTAGGATCATCGAGGAGCGGCGGAGGTGGCTGAAGCCAGGAGACGGTGGAGTGGCTCACCTACATCAAGGACTAGGGAGTTGGCAGAGGCAAAGGCTGCAGCACAATGTGGAGGACaaggagcttgaagaagcattTGAAGACCTCTATCTTGATTAG
- the LOC136519027 gene encoding uncharacterized protein isoform X2 produces MSRRLRPGQVRIPSRPPSVSEDTVEASATAMADEMERVRDLPSDDDDDDMGDEEVEELFRPVELYLVQLAQRIPIDLDGDEGGGGEEDGENADDDEDQVSLPLYL; encoded by the exons ATGTCTAG ACGTTTGAGGCCAGGGCAAGTGAGGATACCGTCCCGGCCTCCCTCTGTCTCTGAGGACACGGTGGAGGCTAGTGCCACTGCCATGGCTGATGAGATGGAGAGGGTCCGCGACCTCCCtagtgatgacgacgatgacgacatgGGCGACGAAGAGGTAGAAGAGCTCTTTCGGCCTGTGGAGCTGTACCTGGTGCAGCTAGCGCAGAGGATCCCCATCGACCTTGATGGTGAcgaaggtggtggtggagaagaaGACGGTGAGAacgccgacgacgacgaggaccagGTATCACTGCCCCTCTACCTCTGA
- the LOC136515634 gene encoding kinesin-like protein KIN-14K, with product MVIIEEEDTTKEFRRLETALTDVMKQIKEITRVAKQRRQLIKRMEPLAEENEKLKEARNLSEKNIQRAQRERDFVESNARDLEYQKGVLTEKLATVFEQVRSQSEQLAAVSSQLKSACKQLERKTEQLDSVSKQKAGYHHKVKAQFDVLVQEAKVQKESFDAIVTAIKSMLDCVDLELATQHDGRWQRSDTVVQRCKAAWENFKIFNRDTIMTIATHVLTVVRSHYPTIDLQSIGGGFTKGLSDAETQQLEDEVEDTAKTLAGDIDLFGETDGNGEAQ from the exons ATGGTAATTattgaagaggaggacaccaccaaggaattCAGGAGATTGGAGACTGCCCTTACCGATgtgatgaaacagatcaag GAAATAACTCGAGTTGCCAAGCAGCGCCGCCAgctgataaagcgaatggagccccttgctgaggagaacgaaaaactcaaagaggccaggAACCTCTCGGAGAAGAATATCCAGAGGGCTCAACGTGAACGAGACTTTGTGgagtccaacgcgcgggacctagaataccagaagggggtcctgacTGAAAAGCTGGCTACGGTGTTCGAGCAGGTGCGGAgccagtccgagcagctggccgctGTCTCCAGCCAACTAAAAAGTGCTTGCAAGCAACTGGAGAGGAAAACCGAACAGCTTGACAGTGTATCcaagcagaaagcag GCTATCATCATAAAGTCAAAGCACAGTTtgacgtgctggtgcaggaggccaaggtccaaaaggagagCTTCGACGCTATAGTCACCGCAATTAAGTCGAtgcttgactgcgtcgacctagAACTTGCCACTCAGCACGACGGTAGGTGGCAACGTTCAGACACCGTcgtccagaggtgcaaggcagcatgggagaacttcaagatctTCAACCGTGACACCATTATGACCATCGCTACCCATGTCCTCAcggttgttcggtcccattacccaaccatcgaccttcagtcaatagggggtgggttcaccaaaggactgagcgatgcagagacgcagcagctggaggatgaggtggaggacacagcGAAGACGCTAGCCGGTGATATAGATCTGTTTGGTGAGACGGATGGTAATGGCGAAGCTCAGTAA